The following coding sequences lie in one Montipora foliosa isolate CH-2021 chromosome 11, ASM3666993v2, whole genome shotgun sequence genomic window:
- the LOC137976483 gene encoding nuclear inhibitor of protein phosphatase 1-like isoform X1: MAVHKAVTPASAPAFEVPSWAGKPPQGLHLDVMKQTTLVEKLIIDQKSCYLFGRNKEACDFSLEHTSCSRVHAALVFHRHLNRSFLIDLKSTHGTFIGTIRLEPQKPTQVQVDSVIRFGASTRSYVLREKPAMPSSAIKLSENVPDNAEPDNEENAKGGLLGLPESDTDLDDLTEFNTAHNKRISSLGIEEGSTNIAGVTSLKRKRKTSLSVAFREGEEIINPEDIDPTVGKFRNMIQTTLVIPNKKMRGPVSPMGNLTENITRRLQSFPYSQGLYSNLPGSGPIPEPTSPTSPSAHHKPRLTITSAPDVSSPTLPTSPRIPVPEPIPAGPAMQNAPMTIAEAPKKKYAKEAWPGKKPTPSLLI; this comes from the exons atggcggtacACAAAGCTGTAACTCCTGCGAGTGCACCAGCTTTTGAGGTCCCAAGCTG GGCAGGAAAACCGCCTCAAGGGCTTCATTTAGATGTCATGAAACAAACAACTTTAGTGGAG AAATTGATCATTGATCAGAAGTCATGCTATTTGTTTGGGAGGAACAAAGAAGCCTGTGATTTTTCATTGGAGCACACATCATGTTCACGAGTCCATGCTGCTTTAGTGTTCCACAGGCATCTCAATCGATCATTCTTGATTGATCTCAAGAGTA CACATGGTACTTTTATTGGTACAATACGCTTGGAACCACAAAAACCGACACAGGTCCAGGTTGACAGTGTAATCAGATTTGGCGCATCTACCAGGAGCTACGTCCTGCGAGAGAAGCCTGCTATGCCGAGCTCAGCTATAAAGCTATCAGAGAATGTGCCAGACAATGCGGAGCCAGATAATGAAGAGAATGCGAAGGGAGGACTGCTGGGGCTTCCAGAATCAGACACAGATCTTGAC GATTTGACGGAGTTTAATACTGCTCACAATAAAAGGATATCCTCACTTGGTATCGAAGAAGGAAGCACTAATATAGCTGGTGTGACGTCACttaaacgaaaaagaaaaacatcactATCTGTGGCATTTAGAGAAGGAGAAGAAATCATAAATCCAG AGGATATTGATCCCACCGTCGGAAAGTTTCGAAATATGATTCAGACAACTCTTGTAATTCCAAACAAG AAAATGCGAGGACCAGTGTCACCTATGGGCAACTTGACGGAGAATATAACACGACGACTTCAGAGTTTTCCGTATTCTCAAGGGCTCTACTCCAATCTGCCAGGATCCGGCCCTATTCCTGAGCCTACGAGTCCCACCTCGCCTTCAGCGCATCACAAACCGCGTTTGACGATCACCTCGGCACCCGACGTGTCGTCGCCGACACTGCCGACATCTCCGAGAATACCCGTACCCGAACCGATACCTGCAGGCCCAGCTATGCAAAATGCACCAATGACAATTGCTGAAGCGCCGAAAAAGAAATACGCGAAAGAGGCGTGGCCTGGAAAGAAACCAACGCCGTCCTTGCTTATTTAG